A genomic stretch from Algoriphagus halophilus includes:
- a CDS encoding alpha/beta hydrolase translates to MNHLVTYRYFLVLVLLMLNSCAFKGVHRYKGLEYTNSDLDASIPRKSLNVFSPKKADSLPVMIFLYGGSWESGKKEIYDFLGSRMARREVVTVIADYPLSPDYQVEEMVKTAAQAVRWTKENIAKYGGSADQIFVSGHSAGAHLAAVLSTNNEYFEELGMDNPIKGGILIDPAGLDMHWFLSDYPSEGKKYFQTFTENPDVWKSYSPIYFLEGQKIPLLILEGERTYPSISESIDRFLEKAEEEEAEVSYEFYPHKKHIPMITQFFWTGSQGYDDVLGFIRKEASESRKATSLKP, encoded by the coding sequence ATGAACCACCTAGTTACCTATAGATATTTTTTGGTCTTAGTGCTCTTGATGTTGAATTCCTGTGCATTTAAAGGAGTGCATCGATACAAAGGGCTCGAGTACACCAATTCAGACTTGGATGCCTCTATTCCAAGAAAAAGTCTCAATGTATTTTCTCCCAAAAAAGCAGATAGTCTTCCTGTGATGATCTTTTTGTATGGAGGAAGCTGGGAAAGTGGCAAAAAGGAGATCTATGATTTTTTGGGAAGTAGGATGGCGAGAAGAGAGGTTGTGACCGTGATTGCAGATTATCCCCTTTCTCCCGATTACCAGGTGGAGGAAATGGTCAAAACTGCTGCCCAGGCTGTTCGATGGACCAAAGAAAATATAGCAAAGTATGGAGGAAGCGCAGATCAGATCTTTGTTTCGGGACATTCTGCAGGAGCCCATTTAGCAGCTGTTTTATCTACTAACAATGAATATTTTGAGGAATTGGGTATGGACAACCCAATCAAGGGAGGAATTTTGATTGATCCAGCAGGCTTGGATATGCATTGGTTTTTGAGTGATTATCCATCAGAGGGAAAGAAGTATTTCCAAACCTTTACGGAGAATCCAGATGTTTGGAAAAGCTATTCCCCCATTTACTTTTTGGAAGGGCAAAAAATCCCTTTACTGATATTGGAGGGGGAGCGAACTTATCCTTCCATTTCAGAAAGTATCGACCGGTTTTTGGAAAAAGCCGAAGAGGAAGAGGCGGAGGTGTCCTACGAGTTTTATCCTCACAAAAAGCATATTCCCATGATTACTCAGTTTTTTTGGACGGGGAGTCAGGGATATGATGATGTGTTGGGCTTTATTCGAAAAGAAGCAAGTGAGTCAAGAAAAGCGACTAGCTTGAAACCTTAA
- a CDS encoding efflux RND transporter periplasmic adaptor subunit, translated as MRKFSFEYMSFPTILLSGLLFFIFSCSNGSGERISPEVKSITESVYASGNIKAIDQYDAFTNASGPIQEIFVEEGDSVAIGTPLLAVFSEREKLSRENAELAKSYADLQANQSRLRDLQLSIDLNKSKMQNDSLLYVRQKSLHDQNIGTEIEFEQKKLNWENSKTAYESALIRYNDLKREIEFNSSSASKNLAISKVLESDYVLKSKINGKVYALLKERGEMVTPQVALAVLGSADEFLLELQVDEYDISKVEVGQRVSVSMDSYKGQVFEAVVSKIYPLMDMQSKSFKVEAKFTRSPPQLYPNLTLEANIITEVKDQALVIPRAYLIADSLVVNENEDTLLVKVGIRNYQFAEILEGIDASTVLLKPAL; from the coding sequence ATGAGAAAATTCAGCTTTGAGTACATGAGCTTCCCAACAATTTTATTGTCCGGGCTTCTCTTCTTTATTTTTTCCTGTAGCAATGGTTCCGGAGAACGAATCAGCCCAGAAGTAAAGTCCATTACCGAATCAGTCTATGCCTCCGGCAATATCAAAGCCATTGATCAATACGATGCATTTACCAATGCAAGTGGCCCAATCCAAGAGATTTTTGTGGAAGAAGGAGATTCAGTAGCTATTGGAACTCCCCTATTGGCAGTATTCAGTGAGCGCGAAAAACTCAGCAGGGAAAATGCGGAACTCGCCAAATCCTATGCAGACCTACAAGCCAACCAATCACGGCTTCGAGACCTGCAACTCTCCATTGACCTTAATAAAAGCAAGATGCAAAATGACTCCTTGCTGTATGTTCGACAAAAAAGCCTACATGATCAAAACATTGGCACTGAGATAGAATTCGAGCAAAAAAAGCTGAACTGGGAAAATTCAAAGACAGCCTATGAGTCTGCTTTGATCCGATATAATGACCTCAAACGTGAAATTGAATTCAATTCCAGCAGTGCTTCCAAAAATTTAGCCATCAGCAAGGTCCTAGAAAGTGATTATGTGTTAAAAAGTAAGATCAACGGAAAAGTGTATGCGCTCTTGAAAGAAAGAGGTGAAATGGTGACTCCACAGGTGGCATTGGCGGTTCTGGGGAGTGCGGATGAATTCCTCTTAGAACTTCAAGTGGATGAATACGACATTTCGAAAGTAGAGGTAGGACAACGGGTTTCTGTTTCCATGGACAGCTATAAAGGGCAGGTATTCGAAGCGGTGGTGAGTAAAATCTACCCTTTGATGGATATGCAAAGCAAAAGTTTTAAAGTAGAAGCTAAATTCACCAGATCGCCTCCACAGCTATATCCCAATCTCACCTTGGAAGCAAATATCATTACGGAAGTAAAAGATCAGGCCTTGGTGATCCCTAGAGCCTATTTGATTGCAGATTCCCTGGTAGTCAATGAAAATGAAGACACCCTACTTGTCAAAGTCGGAATCAGAAATTATCAATTCGCAGAGATCCTGGAGGGAATTGATGCATCCACTGTTTTATTGAAACCTGCCTTATGA
- a CDS encoding ABC transporter permease: MKWGLIIEISQALMTARLKQTLVAAIGVTFSITMFVTLLGFMNGLNEMLDGLVLNRTPHIRFYNEIKPNPDQPVDISDEFSNSLNFIRSIRPSTSRLSIYNSESIMQALEEDPRVTGISPKISAQVFFNVGTIDITGVVNGIDVEKEAELFAFQDYVTTGDYEDLKQTNSIILGKGAADRMLADIGDVIQATTANGNKIQLKVVGYYQSGLGDYDNANSFASISTVQKMLGEPSSYITDIQIKLTNLDLAPSMAKEYREIFGIDADDIQTVNAQFETGTYIRTLISYAVGITLLVVSGFGIYNILNMMIYEKLDTIAILKAIGFNSQDVKRIFISIALVIGVVGGSIGLVLGFLACLGIERIPFETEALPTIKTFPVDFNVKYYLIGGIFSVVTTYFAGYFPARKASGVDPVDIIRGK, from the coding sequence ATGAAATGGGGCTTGATCATAGAGATTTCCCAGGCTTTGATGACAGCCAGGCTAAAGCAAACCCTGGTGGCTGCAATTGGAGTCACCTTTAGCATCACCATGTTTGTAACCTTGCTGGGTTTTATGAATGGACTCAACGAGATGCTTGATGGTTTGGTATTAAACCGGACTCCTCATATCAGATTTTACAATGAAATCAAGCCTAACCCCGATCAACCGGTAGATATCAGCGATGAATTTTCCAATTCATTAAACTTCATCCGCTCCATCCGGCCAAGTACCAGCAGACTTTCTATTTATAACAGTGAGTCCATCATGCAGGCTTTGGAAGAAGATCCAAGGGTGACTGGAATCAGTCCCAAAATTTCCGCCCAAGTGTTTTTCAATGTTGGAACCATAGATATCACAGGTGTGGTAAACGGAATTGATGTAGAGAAGGAAGCAGAGTTGTTTGCTTTCCAAGATTATGTGACTACCGGAGATTATGAGGACCTCAAACAAACCAATAGCATTATCCTAGGTAAAGGAGCTGCCGATCGGATGTTGGCAGATATTGGAGATGTAATCCAAGCCACCACCGCCAATGGAAATAAAATCCAATTGAAAGTAGTGGGCTATTACCAATCTGGACTGGGAGATTATGACAACGCCAATAGTTTCGCCAGTATCTCTACAGTGCAAAAGATGCTGGGAGAACCTTCCTCCTACATCACGGACATTCAAATCAAACTTACGAATTTAGACCTGGCCCCTTCCATGGCGAAAGAATACCGGGAAATTTTCGGGATCGATGCGGATGATATCCAAACGGTCAACGCTCAGTTTGAAACGGGGACCTACATCCGAACTCTGATCAGCTATGCAGTGGGGATTACCTTATTAGTGGTTTCTGGCTTTGGGATATACAATATTCTCAACATGATGATTTATGAGAAATTGGACACCATTGCCATCCTGAAAGCCATTGGATTCAATTCCCAAGACGTAAAGAGGATTTTTATCAGCATTGCCTTGGTGATCGGAGTGGTAGGTGGAAGTATTGGCTTGGTCTTGGGATTCCTGGCCTGTTTGGGCATAGAACGAATCCCGTTCGAAACAGAAGCATTGCCAACCATCAAGACTTTCCCGGTAGATTTTAATGTGAAATACTATTTAATCGGGGGGATTTTCAGTGTAGTTACCACCTACTTCGCCGGGTATTTCCCAGCCAGAAAAGCCAGTGGTGTGGATCCCGTAGATATTATCAGAGGAAAATGA
- a CDS encoding ABC transporter ATP-binding protein, whose protein sequence is MSLEKKSVLEAKDIDKYFFNPVKTQVLKKVTFRINRGEFVSVVGKSGCGKSTLLYILSTMDTAFDGKLWMDQELISGKPANYLAKLRNEKIGFVFQFHYLLNEFSVLENIMIPGLKLGKYSRQELEHRAMEKLKIFEMEDHALKKAYQLSGGQKQRVAIARALINDPLLIMGDEPTGNLDKKNSDIVYNKFKELAQEFGQTMLIVTHDTEFASGTDRIIEMEDGRVIRGH, encoded by the coding sequence ATGAGTCTGGAAAAGAAAAGCGTTTTAGAAGCGAAAGACATCGATAAATACTTCTTTAACCCGGTCAAAACCCAGGTCTTAAAGAAAGTGACCTTTCGAATCAACCGGGGAGAGTTTGTCTCGGTGGTGGGTAAATCGGGTTGTGGAAAATCTACGCTCCTGTATATCCTTTCCACCATGGACACGGCATTTGACGGGAAATTATGGATGGATCAGGAATTGATATCCGGAAAACCTGCCAACTACCTAGCCAAGCTTCGAAATGAAAAAATCGGATTTGTTTTTCAGTTTCACTACCTGCTCAATGAATTCTCTGTATTGGAGAACATTATGATTCCGGGATTGAAACTTGGGAAGTATTCCCGACAGGAACTGGAACATCGGGCTATGGAGAAGCTCAAGATTTTTGAAATGGAGGACCATGCCTTGAAAAAAGCCTACCAACTCTCAGGGGGACAAAAGCAACGGGTTGCCATTGCACGTGCCCTAATTAACGACCCCCTGTTGATCATGGGAGATGAACCAACCGGAAATCTGGACAAAAAGAATTCCGACATTGTATATAACAAGTTCAAGGAATTGGCTCAGGAATTCGGACAGACCATGTTGATCGTCACCCACGATACCGAATTCGCTTCCGGAACCGATCGTATCATCGAAATGGAAGATGGAAGGGTGATTAGAGGACACTGA
- a CDS encoding agmatine deiminase family protein, which yields MSNIFELANTGEMTPAELGYYFPAEFAPHTATWLSWPHKEESWPGKIHTIYPAYSEFIKIVAKGEVVNINVADEAMKAFAVAQLEQAGADLSKIKFHFFPTNDAWCRDHGPAFLINPNAEEKKALVKWNYNAWGNKYPPHDLDNQIPYRIAEYLGIPCFTPGIVMEGGSVEFNGKGTLLTSRACLLNENRNPHLIQAQIEKYLCDYYGVSHILWVGDGIVGDDTDGHIDDITRFVNTDTVVTVVEENKLDENHLLLEENLQELKQMRLEDGKQLNIVELPMPEAKYYEDQRLPASYANFYIANEAVVVPTFRDKNDQKALDILSDCFKDRKVVGVDSLDIIWGLGSFHCLSQQEPAV from the coding sequence ATGTCAAACATTTTTGAATTAGCGAATACCGGAGAAATGACTCCCGCGGAACTGGGATATTATTTCCCCGCCGAATTCGCACCCCATACTGCTACATGGTTGAGTTGGCCACATAAGGAGGAATCCTGGCCGGGCAAAATTCATACGATTTATCCAGCCTACAGCGAGTTTATCAAGATCGTCGCCAAAGGGGAGGTCGTGAATATCAACGTAGCTGATGAAGCCATGAAGGCTTTTGCGGTAGCCCAGCTGGAACAAGCAGGAGCTGACCTAAGCAAAATCAAATTTCATTTCTTTCCAACCAACGATGCCTGGTGCCGAGATCATGGGCCAGCATTTCTGATCAATCCCAATGCGGAGGAAAAGAAAGCCTTGGTGAAATGGAATTACAATGCCTGGGGGAATAAATATCCTCCCCATGACCTGGACAATCAGATTCCATACCGCATTGCGGAATACTTGGGGATTCCTTGCTTTACACCTGGAATTGTCATGGAGGGCGGATCGGTAGAGTTCAATGGCAAAGGAACGCTGTTGACTTCCCGAGCTTGTCTCTTAAATGAAAACAGAAATCCACACCTGATTCAAGCTCAGATCGAGAAATACTTGTGTGATTATTACGGAGTCAGTCATATCCTTTGGGTAGGAGATGGGATTGTGGGAGATGATACGGATGGTCATATAGATGACATCACCCGCTTTGTAAATACCGATACCGTGGTGACCGTGGTGGAGGAGAATAAGTTGGATGAAAACCATTTGTTGCTGGAGGAGAACCTACAGGAGTTAAAGCAAATGCGTTTGGAAGATGGCAAGCAGTTGAACATTGTGGAGTTGCCGATGCCAGAAGCGAAATACTATGAAGACCAGCGATTGCCTGCTTCCTATGCGAATTTTTACATCGCCAATGAAGCAGTGGTTGTGCCGACTTTCCGGGATAAAAATGACCAAAAAGCATTGGATATATTGAGTGATTGCTTCAAAGATCGTAAGGTAGTGGGAGTGGATTCACTGGATATCATATGGGGTTTGGGTAGTTTTCATTGCCTGAGCCAGCAGGAACCTGCTGTTTAG
- a CDS encoding carbon-nitrogen hydrolase, which translates to MANKTVKVGLVQLSCSADVEANLEKTIAGVRQAASQGAQVVVLQELFRSLYFCDVEDYENFKLAEAIPGPSTDTFGALAKELGVVIVASLFEKRAEGLYHNTTAVLDADGSYLGKYRKMHIPDDPGYFEKFYFTPGDLGYKVFNTRFGNIGVLICWDQWYPEAARITALKGADFLVYPTAIGWHKDQDGLTNDEQYGAWQTIQRSHAVANGIPVVSVNRCGIEGDMKFWGGSFVSNPFGRVIFKASHEEEQIHVEELDFASSDRYRTHWPFLRDRRIDSYQPITKRFLDEE; encoded by the coding sequence GTGGCAAATAAAACTGTAAAAGTGGGCTTGGTCCAGTTGAGCTGTTCTGCTGATGTGGAAGCAAATCTTGAAAAAACCATTGCCGGGGTTCGCCAAGCGGCTTCCCAAGGCGCACAAGTGGTGGTCCTTCAGGAGCTGTTCCGTTCCCTGTATTTTTGTGATGTAGAAGATTATGAAAACTTCAAGTTGGCCGAAGCCATCCCAGGTCCCTCAACAGATACCTTTGGCGCCTTGGCAAAAGAACTTGGAGTGGTCATCGTAGCTTCCCTTTTTGAGAAAAGAGCAGAAGGGTTGTACCACAATACCACTGCAGTATTAGATGCGGACGGTTCTTACCTTGGTAAGTATCGCAAAATGCATATTCCGGATGATCCGGGCTATTTTGAGAAGTTTTACTTTACACCTGGCGACTTGGGTTATAAAGTATTCAATACCAGGTTCGGGAATATCGGAGTCTTGATCTGCTGGGATCAGTGGTATCCGGAAGCAGCAAGAATCACGGCTTTGAAAGGAGCGGATTTCTTGGTGTATCCTACAGCAATTGGTTGGCACAAAGATCAGGATGGCCTCACCAATGACGAACAATACGGTGCTTGGCAAACGATTCAGCGATCCCATGCAGTGGCAAATGGTATTCCTGTAGTATCCGTGAACCGTTGCGGGATCGAAGGGGATATGAAATTCTGGGGAGGATCTTTTGTTTCAAATCCTTTTGGAAGAGTGATCTTCAAAGCCAGCCACGAAGAGGAGCAAATCCATGTAGAGGAACTGGATTTTGCAAGTTCCGACCGATACAGGACGCACTGGCCTTTCTTGAGAGATCGAAGAATTGATTCATATCAGCCGATTACCAAACGATTCCTGGACGAAGAATAG